A portion of the Microbulbifer agarilyticus genome contains these proteins:
- the nagX gene encoding transmembrane glucosamine N-acetyltransferase NagX — MAKKKQRLASVDALRGFDMFWIIGGEALFLPLFALTGWSIFQFGHAQMQHTPWHGFTFYDLIFPLFIFLSGVTLGLANKSLRGLPMSQRAPVYRKATKRLLLLILLGILYNHGWGTGIPADLSEIRYASVLARIGFAWFFAAMIVWHFGIRSQYVITACILLGYWLLQATAGNYTPDGSVNAWVDQHFLPGITYQNRAYDPEGVLSTIPAIANALFGVFAGRWLSKHAGNHKSILKGLFVAAAICLVAGFVWHWVYPVNKELWTSSFVLITCGCCLLLLGLFYLLVDMWHWKSFTYFFSVIGCNAILVYLGTSLVSWQYSSKSVFGGIAAALPQAAGILVIAGGVILLQWLVLRFLFKRGIFISP, encoded by the coding sequence ATGGCCAAGAAAAAACAACGACTTGCATCCGTCGATGCCCTGCGCGGCTTCGACATGTTCTGGATTATCGGCGGCGAGGCATTATTCCTCCCTCTGTTTGCGCTCACCGGCTGGTCGATTTTCCAGTTCGGTCACGCACAGATGCAGCACACACCCTGGCATGGTTTTACGTTTTACGACCTAATCTTTCCGCTGTTTATTTTCCTGTCCGGGGTGACTCTGGGCCTGGCTAATAAATCGTTACGGGGCCTGCCAATGAGTCAAAGGGCTCCCGTGTATCGCAAGGCTACCAAACGCCTGCTATTGCTTATTTTATTGGGTATTCTCTATAACCATGGCTGGGGCACGGGTATCCCCGCCGACCTCAGTGAAATTCGCTACGCTAGTGTACTGGCGCGCATCGGCTTTGCCTGGTTTTTCGCGGCAATGATCGTATGGCACTTCGGTATCCGCTCACAGTATGTAATTACCGCATGCATTCTGCTGGGCTACTGGCTATTGCAGGCCACTGCCGGCAATTACACACCCGACGGCTCGGTAAATGCGTGGGTGGATCAGCACTTTTTGCCCGGTATCACCTACCAGAATCGCGCTTACGACCCGGAAGGTGTCCTATCTACCATCCCGGCTATTGCCAATGCGCTGTTCGGGGTTTTCGCCGGTCGCTGGCTGAGTAAACATGCTGGCAATCACAAGTCCATTCTGAAAGGTTTATTTGTCGCTGCAGCAATCTGCCTTGTAGCCGGCTTTGTATGGCACTGGGTTTACCCGGTGAACAAGGAACTGTGGACAAGTTCTTTTGTATTGATCACCTGCGGCTGCTGCCTGTTACTACTGGGGCTTTTCTATCTGCTTGTGGATATGTGGCACTGGAAGTCCTTCACCTACTTTTTCTCGGTGATCGGTTGCAACGCCATTCTGGTGTATCTCGGTACCAGTCTGGTGAGCTGGCAGTATTCGAGTAAAAGTGTGTTTGGTGGTATTGCTGCCGCCTTGCCGCAAGCCGCGGGGATCCTAGTGATTGCCGGTGGAGTAATCCTGCTGCAGTGGCTGGTATTGCGCTTTCTGTTCAAGCGGGGAATTTTTATTAGCCCCTAA
- a CDS encoding EAL domain-containing protein, which translates to MIARAQMDGSQQEVFGLPPAGPVQPQSDGLWSGAIVLALGCYALAYLCKHYLSISDGIAAIWLADALTIAYLFRYTYASWPLLLLASFAGTFAAAVVSGIDIAIAPLYSLAGVVEASVAAGLLRFFCIKGDFFDGTGRWLKFISFGALLPTFAGAGFGAFVAFRFADLPFSDVFLVWYLADVIGISVFFPIVYLWLTGSGVCDFNLRACSRFFTVSSLALSGVFLLLIALPHPFVFISLPLIWAVSRLEIFQSLLLIFIAIVVQLLAYSGRLPWMPVGASEVQNSLDLVPLYAAVFPAYIMAVVSRVERQRGQRIIEVESSFRAAMASSRIGMLLVSLDNRIIQSNPSFCRFIGFTDVELRGMSIHEVVSIPPYGIGIRREEKEGFERPLLDLEFGFVQDAELCFIRKDGKQLWGHWSCSVARGTNNEPQYVVVQVEDIDWRKHSEEQLARAEERWKFSLSVTGQVVYDWDLITGKTFFSEWLGSGIGIESSCLKSRDDWLQRLVGEDRQKLEAAQEAHIDGDAADIDCQYRVRTDSGELRWIHEVAHIMESSHGDESLRLIGVLRDITENKQMAQSLEEEKERLQVTLNAIADAVIATDQYRNVTFMNPVAEQLTGWKLNEVQGKQIETILNLSYGRGSEKIPRPVEECLTENRPVFSAEGAVLYHRDGSGYDVKCSASPLRSCSSELLGAVLVFQDVTETRQLIRQLRYKASHDHLTSLPNREAFRRDLLEAVSTVRNSERVHVLAYMDLDRFKVINDSAGHQAGDALLKNVARFLRGHLRASDQVARLGGDEFGILLRDCNKEQGIARCEQLVRKIIALRFPWGGRIFDVGASVGVTEISHENSQVADLMSQADVACYSAKHSGRGVVMLYEPDHSAAAEQHREIHMASRIRAALDSGSFRLYAQPIATPANPADIHHYEILVRMLDNNGEIIFPGAFIPAAERYGLMLQIDSWVAQEFFGRKAQSIAESGLKFAVNLSADALSDRTFQQAFFDLLRGSPVVPGQLGVEITETAMINQMESASQFVAELRSMGCTIALDDFGNGLSSFNYLKNFAIDYIKIDGSFVRHVDSNFVDLMIVESINQVAHRLKAQTIAEFVEDQATVDKLDKIGVDLVQGYHIGRPVPLDEILDGVLKRSTAHERDLAPAL; encoded by the coding sequence ATGATCGCGCGCGCGCAAATGGATGGCAGTCAACAAGAGGTATTTGGGCTGCCACCCGCGGGCCCAGTACAGCCGCAATCTGACGGCTTGTGGTCTGGGGCAATTGTGCTTGCGCTGGGTTGCTACGCGCTTGCCTATCTGTGTAAACACTATCTGTCGATCAGCGATGGTATTGCCGCCATCTGGCTGGCAGATGCGCTGACGATTGCCTACCTGTTTCGTTACACTTATGCATCATGGCCGCTGCTGTTACTCGCATCGTTTGCGGGCACGTTTGCGGCCGCGGTTGTGTCGGGGATCGATATCGCGATTGCTCCCCTCTACTCGCTTGCTGGGGTGGTTGAGGCAAGTGTCGCAGCTGGTTTGCTGCGGTTTTTCTGCATCAAGGGCGATTTCTTTGACGGCACTGGGCGTTGGCTAAAATTTATATCGTTTGGTGCCTTGCTGCCGACCTTCGCCGGGGCCGGTTTTGGTGCATTTGTCGCCTTCCGGTTTGCCGACTTACCTTTTAGTGATGTCTTTCTCGTTTGGTACCTTGCCGACGTAATTGGTATAAGCGTATTTTTTCCGATTGTCTATTTGTGGTTAACGGGTAGCGGAGTATGTGATTTCAATCTGCGCGCCTGTTCCCGCTTCTTTACGGTTTCATCCCTCGCCCTGAGCGGCGTCTTTTTGTTGCTAATTGCTCTCCCGCACCCCTTTGTATTTATTTCACTTCCTCTGATTTGGGCCGTGTCCCGCTTGGAAATATTTCAGTCGCTATTGCTGATATTTATCGCCATCGTGGTGCAGCTACTCGCATATTCCGGTCGCTTGCCCTGGATGCCTGTAGGCGCGAGTGAAGTGCAAAACTCGCTGGATCTGGTGCCACTGTACGCTGCAGTATTCCCTGCTTATATCATGGCGGTGGTGTCGCGGGTGGAGCGTCAGCGCGGGCAGCGGATCATTGAAGTAGAGAGTAGCTTTCGTGCGGCGATGGCATCTTCACGCATTGGCATGCTGTTGGTTTCACTGGACAACCGCATCATTCAGTCCAACCCCAGCTTTTGTCGCTTTATCGGCTTCACCGATGTCGAACTGCGCGGGATGAGTATTCATGAGGTTGTATCGATACCGCCTTATGGGATTGGTATTCGTCGCGAAGAGAAGGAAGGCTTTGAGCGTCCGTTGCTGGATCTGGAATTTGGCTTTGTGCAGGACGCAGAACTCTGTTTTATCCGCAAAGATGGCAAACAGTTGTGGGGGCACTGGTCCTGTTCGGTGGCGCGGGGAACAAACAATGAGCCACAGTATGTGGTTGTTCAGGTTGAGGATATTGACTGGCGCAAACACAGCGAAGAGCAACTGGCACGCGCAGAAGAGCGTTGGAAATTTTCTCTTTCGGTTACCGGTCAGGTGGTCTATGACTGGGATCTGATTACCGGCAAGACCTTTTTCTCCGAATGGTTGGGTAGCGGCATAGGGATTGAGTCTTCCTGTCTCAAGAGCAGGGATGATTGGTTGCAAAGATTAGTCGGTGAAGATCGGCAGAAGTTGGAGGCAGCTCAGGAAGCCCATATCGATGGCGACGCGGCGGATATTGATTGCCAGTATCGTGTGCGCACGGACTCCGGCGAGCTGCGCTGGATTCATGAGGTCGCACATATTATGGAGTCGAGCCATGGAGATGAGTCGCTACGCTTAATTGGGGTGTTACGAGATATCACCGAAAATAAGCAAATGGCGCAGTCGCTGGAAGAGGAAAAAGAGCGTTTACAGGTAACCCTGAATGCGATTGCGGATGCAGTTATCGCCACGGATCAGTATCGCAACGTGACGTTTATGAACCCTGTTGCCGAGCAGCTCACCGGCTGGAAACTGAATGAGGTGCAGGGGAAGCAAATTGAAACCATTCTGAACCTTTCTTATGGGCGCGGGAGCGAAAAAATTCCGCGTCCAGTGGAAGAATGTTTGACCGAGAACCGACCGGTATTTTCCGCAGAAGGTGCTGTGCTCTATCACCGAGACGGAAGCGGTTATGACGTCAAGTGCTCCGCGTCCCCGCTGCGCTCATGCAGTAGTGAATTGCTTGGAGCGGTGTTGGTTTTTCAGGACGTGACCGAAACGCGCCAGCTAATTCGCCAGTTGCGCTATAAGGCTAGCCACGATCATTTAACCAGTCTGCCGAATCGGGAAGCGTTTCGGCGAGATTTGCTGGAAGCGGTTAGCACGGTACGCAACTCCGAGCGCGTCCATGTGTTGGCGTATATGGATCTGGACCGCTTTAAGGTTATTAACGATAGTGCTGGGCATCAGGCCGGTGATGCATTGTTAAAAAATGTTGCACGCTTCTTGCGAGGTCACCTGCGCGCGTCAGACCAAGTGGCGCGTCTTGGGGGTGATGAATTTGGCATCCTGCTGCGGGACTGTAACAAGGAACAGGGGATAGCCCGTTGCGAACAGTTAGTGCGAAAAATTATTGCGCTGCGTTTCCCGTGGGGCGGTCGCATTTTCGATGTTGGCGCCAGTGTCGGGGTGACAGAGATCTCCCATGAAAATAGCCAGGTCGCTGATCTTATGAGTCAGGCGGATGTGGCTTGTTACTCGGCGAAACACAGTGGGCGCGGTGTGGTGATGCTATACGAGCCTGACCATAGTGCCGCGGCGGAACAGCACCGTGAAATTCATATGGCTTCGCGTATTCGGGCGGCGCTCGATAGTGGCAGTTTCCGCCTGTATGCCCAGCCGATAGCAACGCCTGCCAATCCTGCAGATATTCATCATTATGAAATTCTGGTGCGTATGCTCGACAACAATGGGGAGATTATTTTCCCTGGCGCCTTTATTCCTGCGGCCGAACGCTACGGGCTGATGCTGCAAATCGACAGCTGGGTGGCGCAAGAGTTCTTTGGGCGTAAAGCCCAGTCAATCGCCGAGAGCGGGCTGAAGTTTGCGGTGAATTTATCCGCCGATGCGTTGAGCGATCGTACCTTTCAGCAGGCATTTTTTGACCTGTTGCGAGGCTCTCCTGTGGTTCCCGGCCAGCTTGGTGTTGAAATCACCGAGACTGCAATGATCAATCAGATGGAGAGCGCAAGCCAGTTTGTTGCGGAGCTGCGCAGTATGGGGTGCACCATTGCGCTGGATGATTTTGGTAATGGATTGAGCTCTTTCAACTACCTGAAAAATTTCGCGATTGATTACATCAAGATTGATGGCAGTTTCGTGCGGCATGTGGATTCGAATTTTGTCGACCTGATGATTGTGGAGTCGATTAACCAGGTGGCGCACCGCTTGAAGGCGCAGACCATTGCGGAATTTGTGGAGGATCAGGCAACCGTCGACAAGCTGGATAAGATTGGCGTGGATCTGGTGCAGGGGTATCACATTGGCAGACCAGTACCTCTGGATGAGATTCTGGATGGCGTGTTGAAGCGCAGTACAGCTCACGAGCGAGATCTGGCGCCGGCACTCTGA
- a CDS encoding hybrid sensor histidine kinase/response regulator: MSKTTLTQSNAGDFLLATPSELASLGAQQALAQVQYLHGLLLNTNQGFWEWHPETGAQRATGNVWQQLHENPDVALSSVWSGDLSLVHADERDALRALRNRLSQQGTFVDTAFRASARDGQPVWLRLWARAFTDSAGKRFFLGGCSDYSEPLEARGPSNFSGERLQNALDAVGDGFWEWDLRVDEVVLSEACWQMLGYPRRQSDADARAALARWKTHMLPDDYPEVKQAMEDTVRERLPLDVEYRLKHQQGHVIWVRCRGNLQTSSGGQPIRVLGTLQDVTAAKKKQLQAEQELLRLKQESKDRAELISSLGHELRTPLNAILGFSQMVELDQSVNPDQRLRLAEIRKAGQHLLHLVGDVLDLARIDSNRLAPSIEPVQPANLVADCRQLLEPLAETRKVSLTFEPLGWERAYILADPVRFKQVVLNLVGNAIKYNRENGRVVISLVPQAEGWLRLSVLDTGCGIPASKQPQVFEPFNRLGAEQGKIEGTGVGLAIARQLTEAMGGRIGFDSEEGQGSVFWIDFLMNDAPSEVLRMAARPDYARALPPCRLLYVTGRTANANRLRGVLSSVEQATVQVCNDAMKGIFSARTARPDLILVDDDLHGVSLKDFSSILRDDPVTARIPLVGIMDQPAHCVDLNVPVNYDLARLSEALRRGLAFEFAHDAGQE, encoded by the coding sequence GTGTCGAAGACGACTCTAACTCAATCCAATGCTGGCGACTTTTTGCTTGCTACTCCCAGTGAGTTGGCGAGCTTGGGCGCGCAACAGGCGTTGGCCCAGGTTCAGTATTTGCACGGCCTGCTGTTGAATACGAATCAGGGGTTCTGGGAGTGGCACCCGGAGACTGGCGCTCAGCGCGCCACCGGAAATGTTTGGCAGCAGCTGCATGAAAACCCAGATGTTGCGCTCAGTAGTGTGTGGAGTGGCGACCTGAGTTTGGTGCATGCGGACGAGCGCGATGCGTTGCGGGCACTGCGCAACCGTCTGTCCCAGCAGGGCACTTTTGTCGATACCGCCTTCAGAGCTTCTGCTCGTGATGGTCAGCCGGTTTGGTTGCGTCTTTGGGCTCGAGCCTTTACCGACTCCGCCGGGAAACGTTTTTTTCTTGGCGGTTGCTCGGATTACAGTGAGCCGCTAGAAGCGCGTGGCCCGTCGAATTTTTCTGGTGAACGATTACAAAATGCTCTCGATGCGGTCGGTGATGGCTTCTGGGAGTGGGATCTGCGCGTTGATGAGGTAGTCCTGAGCGAAGCCTGTTGGCAAATGCTCGGTTATCCGCGACGGCAGAGTGATGCGGATGCTAGGGCGGCACTGGCCCGCTGGAAGACGCATATGCTTCCAGATGATTACCCTGAAGTTAAGCAGGCTATGGAGGATACGGTACGCGAGCGCCTACCTCTGGATGTGGAGTATCGCCTTAAGCATCAGCAGGGCCACGTGATCTGGGTGCGTTGCCGCGGTAACCTGCAAACCAGCAGCGGCGGTCAGCCGATTCGCGTGTTGGGCACTTTGCAGGATGTAACGGCGGCTAAAAAGAAACAGTTGCAAGCGGAGCAAGAGTTGCTGCGCCTCAAGCAGGAAAGCAAAGATCGGGCGGAACTAATCTCCAGTTTGGGGCATGAGCTGCGCACGCCCCTGAACGCTATATTGGGGTTCAGCCAGATGGTTGAGCTTGATCAGAGCGTTAACCCAGATCAGCGCCTGCGTCTGGCGGAAATTCGTAAGGCCGGCCAACACCTGCTGCACCTGGTCGGCGATGTATTGGATCTTGCGAGAATTGACAGCAATCGGCTCGCCCCTTCGATCGAGCCGGTACAGCCAGCGAACCTGGTGGCGGATTGCCGCCAGCTTCTAGAGCCACTGGCGGAAACCCGCAAGGTGAGCCTTACCTTTGAGCCTTTGGGGTGGGAACGTGCCTACATTCTTGCTGACCCCGTGCGCTTCAAGCAGGTAGTGCTCAACCTGGTTGGCAACGCGATTAAATACAATCGGGAAAATGGACGGGTGGTAATTTCGCTTGTGCCGCAGGCGGAGGGCTGGCTGCGTCTCAGTGTGCTGGACACCGGGTGCGGAATTCCTGCCAGTAAGCAGCCCCAGGTATTTGAACCCTTCAACCGGCTTGGTGCGGAACAGGGGAAAATTGAAGGTACCGGTGTGGGATTGGCCATTGCCCGGCAATTGACCGAAGCCATGGGTGGTCGCATCGGCTTCGATAGTGAAGAAGGGCAGGGGTCGGTATTCTGGATCGACTTCCTCATGAACGATGCTCCCAGTGAAGTACTGCGCATGGCCGCACGCCCGGACTACGCCAGGGCCTTGCCTCCGTGTCGCCTGCTGTATGTAACGGGCCGAACTGCAAACGCAAATCGGCTCAGGGGGGTGTTGTCGTCAGTGGAACAGGCGACGGTGCAGGTGTGCAACGACGCGATGAAAGGCATTTTCAGTGCCCGAACCGCGCGGCCTGACCTGATTTTGGTCGATGATGATCTACACGGGGTATCGCTCAAAGATTTTTCCAGTATTCTGCGCGATGACCCAGTAACCGCCCGTATACCGCTTGTGGGAATTATGGATCAGCCTGCCCACTGCGTGGACTTGAACGTACCGGTTAACTATGACCTGGCACGGCTATCCGAGGCACTGCGGCGTGGCTTGGCTTTCGAGTTTGCACATGATGCCGGTCAGGAATGA
- a CDS encoding acyl-CoA desaturase, with amino-acid sequence MKAVPEAPRIWLTTILFASTGLAAVTLVPLYGFMVGYHWYQWLAFAVLGAFCGFSITAGYHRLWSHRTYEAHWSLRLFYALFGAAALQNSALIWCSGHRRHHRHCDDNEQDPYSAKRGFWFSHIGWMLREYPSGEVDFDNAKDLQRDKIVMWQHNNYIAITVAMNVGVPLVLGLLTGDVIGMLLLAGILRIVVNHHTTFFINSLAHIWGRRPYTDENTARDNDLLAFFTFGEGYHNYHHIFQTDYRNGIRWYQWDPTKWLIKTASWFGLAHNLKTVPAMRIQRAMLTMQFKRAEQKLENSKHKEGWKQLLEREAQDFSASLAEWKELQQQRYENARERLVEKWENAAVRTRVKELEYSLKMQRKRLQIMMEQFHLAPAAA; translated from the coding sequence ATGAAAGCAGTTCCCGAAGCCCCCCGTATCTGGCTGACGACGATACTCTTCGCCAGTACCGGGCTGGCTGCTGTGACTCTGGTCCCGCTTTACGGTTTCATGGTCGGATACCACTGGTATCAATGGTTGGCATTCGCTGTGCTGGGTGCCTTTTGCGGTTTCTCCATCACCGCTGGCTATCACCGCCTCTGGTCGCACCGCACCTATGAGGCTCACTGGTCCCTGCGCCTGTTTTATGCGCTCTTCGGTGCCGCCGCACTTCAGAACAGCGCGCTGATCTGGTGTTCTGGCCATCGTCGCCACCACCGCCACTGCGATGACAACGAGCAGGATCCTTATTCTGCCAAGCGCGGATTCTGGTTCTCCCACATCGGCTGGATGCTGCGGGAATACCCCAGTGGTGAAGTCGACTTTGACAACGCCAAAGACCTGCAGCGCGACAAAATCGTAATGTGGCAGCACAACAATTACATCGCGATCACCGTCGCCATGAACGTTGGTGTCCCTCTGGTTCTGGGCCTGCTCACCGGCGATGTAATCGGCATGCTGCTGCTGGCGGGTATTCTGCGCATTGTGGTTAACCACCACACCACCTTCTTTATCAACTCCCTGGCGCATATCTGGGGCCGCCGCCCTTACACCGATGAAAATACTGCCCGCGACAACGATTTGCTGGCGTTTTTCACCTTTGGCGAGGGTTACCACAACTACCACCACATTTTTCAGACCGATTACCGCAATGGCATCCGCTGGTACCAGTGGGATCCCACCAAATGGCTGATCAAGACCGCAAGCTGGTTTGGCCTAGCACACAATCTGAAAACTGTACCGGCCATGCGTATCCAGCGCGCAATGCTTACCATGCAGTTCAAGCGCGCGGAGCAAAAACTGGAGAACTCCAAGCATAAAGAAGGCTGGAAGCAGCTGCTGGAGCGCGAAGCACAAGACTTCTCAGCATCGCTTGCCGAGTGGAAAGAACTGCAGCAACAGCGCTACGAAAACGCCCGCGAGCGGCTTGTGGAAAAGTGGGAAAATGCCGCAGTCCGCACCCGCGTTAAAGAGCTGGAGTACAGCCTGAAAATGCAGCGAAAACGGCTGCAGATTATGATGGAACAGTTCCACCTCGCTCCTGCGGCAGCGTAA
- a CDS encoding chitinase C-terminal domain-containing protein: protein MISNPLRLGLMTAAMLSAGHSYAAVDCTSLPIWEAGPSYNGGAQVQYNDNAYQANWWTQNQNPEQFSGPYQEWTLLGSCGDSTPPPLTPPQGSISAPTAGATFSENDSVVFSVSASDADGQVTAVEFFVDGALVATDTAAPWQTTWTAVAGTPSLSARITDNDDLSTTTTAVAINVEEVVVGPVPPQVNITAPSNGSSHTTGDALTISASASDADGSVTQVEFYVDGSLVSTDTSAPYSTQWTATLGDHTLSAVATDNDGQTASAESSISVADEQVVIGDHPCRPDGLYTTPGTAPNYCDIYDAEGREDMGADHPRRIIGYFTSWRNGANGQPSYLVKDIPWGKITHINYAFAHVASDYSVSVGNTNNPDNPATGMEWPGIAGAETDPDYAYKGHFNQLSKFKEQHPEVKTLVSVGGWAETGGHFNENGDRVDDGGFYTMTTNADGSINHQGIEAFANSSVAFIREYGFDGVDIDYEYPTSMNDAGNPMDFGIANPLRGSLMVSYVELMRVLREKLDEAGQQDGTHYMLTIASPSSGYLLRGMETMQITQYLDYVNIMTYDLHGAWNEYVGHNSALFDNGNDPELAAASVYSTSQYGGIGYLNIDWAVKYFRGSMPAGRINVGIPYYTRGWQGVSGGANGLGGSAALPAQSECPEGTGGASDCGHGAIGIDNMWHDLDENGNEMGAGSNPMWHAKNLENGILGSYVTEYGLDPAGDPDDALVGSYARNYDSVSEAPWLWNAQKNVFISTEDEESMDAKVQYVIDQGVGGIMFWELAGDYSWDAAKGEYYMGDTLTTLAYDKFANASDYRHLRTDRAVPTEALDIGIEVTEFKLGDQNYPLNPKMYITNNTGGTLPGGTVFEFDMPTSTSNIITDQSGAGLEVIEDGANASGGNVGGLENEFHRVRFSLPAWQDLANGESWDMTLNYYLPVSGPQAYTATIDGTAYALAFEYPDLPLADLSSGGSSSSSSSGGSSSGGSSSGGGSDSCSAQGISTAGLVTYPEWPQGGNASGGDLIIHDGSVYRAKWWTQSVPGTADGSWEFVCNI from the coding sequence ATGATCAGCAATCCGCTCAGGCTCGGTCTGATGACCGCTGCCATGCTCTCTGCCGGACACAGCTATGCCGCTGTAGACTGCACCTCTCTCCCGATCTGGGAAGCGGGCCCCTCCTATAACGGTGGTGCCCAGGTCCAGTACAATGACAATGCCTATCAGGCAAACTGGTGGACCCAGAACCAGAACCCGGAACAGTTCTCTGGCCCCTATCAGGAATGGACCCTTCTGGGCTCCTGTGGTGACAGCACACCACCTCCGTTGACACCGCCCCAGGGCTCGATTTCCGCCCCCACCGCCGGTGCAACTTTCAGTGAAAATGACAGCGTTGTCTTTAGCGTCTCGGCGTCCGACGCTGACGGCCAGGTAACTGCCGTTGAATTCTTTGTCGATGGTGCACTGGTTGCCACCGACACCGCTGCCCCCTGGCAAACCACCTGGACCGCGGTCGCGGGCACTCCCAGCCTGAGCGCGCGCATCACCGATAACGACGACCTCAGCACAACCACCACGGCGGTAGCCATCAACGTGGAAGAAGTCGTGGTTGGCCCGGTTCCGCCACAAGTGAACATCACGGCACCATCCAATGGCTCCAGCCACACCACCGGCGATGCACTGACCATTAGTGCCAGCGCATCCGATGCGGACGGCAGCGTGACTCAGGTCGAATTCTATGTGGACGGCAGCCTGGTCAGCACCGACACCAGCGCGCCCTACAGCACCCAGTGGACCGCCACTCTCGGCGATCACACCCTCTCCGCTGTGGCGACCGACAACGATGGCCAGACCGCAAGCGCGGAATCCAGCATCTCCGTTGCCGATGAGCAAGTCGTGATTGGCGACCACCCATGCCGCCCGGACGGTCTCTACACCACGCCGGGCACCGCACCGAATTACTGTGACATCTACGATGCAGAAGGCCGCGAAGACATGGGCGCCGACCACCCGCGTCGGATTATTGGCTACTTCACCAGCTGGCGTAACGGCGCCAACGGCCAGCCCAGCTATCTGGTGAAAGACATCCCGTGGGGCAAAATCACCCACATCAATTATGCCTTCGCGCACGTAGCCAGCGATTACTCCGTTTCTGTCGGTAATACCAACAACCCCGACAACCCTGCCACTGGCATGGAATGGCCGGGTATCGCCGGCGCGGAAACCGATCCGGACTACGCCTACAAGGGTCACTTCAACCAGCTGTCCAAATTCAAGGAACAGCACCCGGAAGTGAAAACCCTGGTCTCCGTTGGGGGCTGGGCAGAAACCGGCGGTCACTTCAATGAGAATGGCGACCGCGTTGACGACGGTGGTTTCTACACCATGACCACCAACGCCGACGGCAGCATCAATCACCAGGGCATCGAAGCCTTCGCCAACTCCTCCGTGGCGTTTATCCGCGAATACGGCTTTGACGGTGTGGATATCGACTACGAATACCCCACCAGTATGAATGACGCCGGTAACCCGATGGACTTCGGCATTGCCAACCCACTGCGCGGTTCGCTCATGGTGTCCTACGTTGAGCTAATGCGCGTGTTGCGTGAGAAGCTCGACGAGGCAGGCCAGCAGGACGGCACCCACTACATGCTGACCATCGCCTCGCCATCATCCGGCTACCTGCTGCGCGGCATGGAAACCATGCAGATCACCCAGTATCTGGATTACGTCAATATCATGACCTACGACCTGCACGGGGCGTGGAATGAATACGTTGGCCACAACTCGGCGCTGTTTGATAACGGCAACGACCCGGAACTGGCGGCGGCTAGCGTGTACAGCACTTCTCAGTACGGTGGCATTGGCTACCTGAACATTGACTGGGCGGTTAAATACTTCCGCGGCTCTATGCCCGCAGGGCGTATCAACGTAGGTATCCCCTACTATACCCGCGGCTGGCAGGGTGTATCCGGCGGCGCCAATGGACTCGGCGGCTCCGCAGCACTGCCTGCTCAATCCGAGTGTCCGGAAGGCACCGGTGGCGCGTCTGACTGCGGCCACGGCGCCATCGGCATCGATAACATGTGGCACGACCTGGACGAAAACGGCAACGAGATGGGCGCCGGTTCCAACCCAATGTGGCACGCCAAGAACCTGGAGAACGGCATCCTCGGCAGCTACGTGACCGAGTACGGTCTCGACCCGGCGGGCGACCCAGACGACGCACTGGTTGGCTCCTATGCACGTAACTACGACAGCGTGTCGGAAGCACCCTGGTTGTGGAACGCGCAGAAAAACGTGTTCATCTCCACTGAAGACGAAGAGTCCATGGACGCCAAAGTGCAGTATGTCATCGACCAGGGCGTAGGCGGCATCATGTTCTGGGAACTGGCCGGCGACTACAGCTGGGACGCGGCGAAGGGTGAGTACTACATGGGCGATACCCTCACTACCCTGGCTTACGACAAGTTCGCCAACGCTAGTGACTACCGTCACCTGCGCACCGACCGCGCTGTACCCACTGAAGCACTGGATATCGGCATCGAAGTCACTGAGTTCAAGCTCGGCGACCAGAACTACCCGCTGAACCCCAAGATGTATATCACCAACAACACCGGCGGCACCCTGCCCGGCGGCACCGTGTTTGAGTTTGATATGCCAACGTCCACTTCCAACATCATCACCGACCAGAGTGGTGCTGGTCTGGAAGTGATTGAGGACGGCGCTAATGCTTCTGGTGGCAACGTGGGCGGATTGGAAAATGAGTTCCACCGTGTGCGCTTCAGCCTGCCCGCATGGCAAGACCTGGCCAACGGTGAAAGCTGGGACATGACACTCAACTACTACCTGCCGGTCTCCGGTCCACAAGCCTACACCGCGACGATTGACGGCACCGCTTATGCGCTGGCCTTCGAGTACCCGGATCTGCCACTGGCCGATCTTTCCAGCGGCGGTTCGTCAAGCAGCAGCTCTTCCGGTGGTAGCTCCTCTGGTGGAAGTTCTTCGGGCGGTGGCAGCGACAGCTGTAGCGCGCAGGGTATCAGCACCGCTGGACTGGTTACCTACCCGGAATGGCCGCAAGGCGGCAATGCATCGGGCGGCGACCTGATCATCCACGACGGCAGCGTGTATCGCGCCAAGTGGTGGACTCAATCGGTCCCGGGCACCGCGGATGGCAGCTGGGAATTTGTCTGCAACATCTAA